The proteins below are encoded in one region of Juglans microcarpa x Juglans regia isolate MS1-56 chromosome 4D, Jm3101_v1.0, whole genome shotgun sequence:
- the LOC121261006 gene encoding FGGY carbohydrate kinase domain-containing protein, with translation MSGKRRAWSETTPLLHSRSSFLEMVTSTATPDSAPSRTIFLGIDVGTGSARAGLFDEDGKLLGSSSSPIQIWKDGNCVEQSSTDIWHAICAAVKSACSLADVVAGEVKGLGFAATCSLVAVDADGSPVTVSWSGDSRRNVIVWMDHRAVEQAERINSRNSPVLQYCGGSLSPEMQAPKLLWVKENLQESWSMVFRWMDLSDWLSYRATGDDTRSLCTTVCKWTYLGHAHMHQGNEKDSRDMEACGWDDDFWEEIGLGDLVDGHHAKIGRSVAYPGHPLGSGLTPAAAKELGLVAGIPVGTSLIDAHAGGVGVMESVPQLASDAKEGDMEAICHRMVLVCGTSTCHMAVSRSKLFIPGVWGPFWSAMVPEYWLTEGGQSATGALLDHVIENHVASPSLANRAASRNISVFELLNKILETTMLDLKRPFLASLTEDMHVLPDFHGNRSPLADPKSKGVVCGLTLDSSEKQLALLYLATLQGIAYGTRHIVEHCNAHGHNIDTILACGGLAKNPLFIQEHADILGCPIILPRESESVLLGAAILGAVAARKYSGLNEAMRALNAAGQVIHPSKDPKVKKYHDAKYHIFRELYDRQLSHRSIIAQALA, from the exons ATGTCTGGTAAAAGAAGAGCGTGGTCCGAAACAACCCCACTTCTACACTCTCGGTCCTCCTTCCTCGAAATGGTCACCTCCACCGCCACACCCGATTCCGCCCCTTCCCGCACCATCTTTCTCGGCATCGATGTCGGCACCGGCAGCGCCCGCGCAG GTCTGTTTGATGAGGACGGGAAGCTTCTGGGTTCTTCTAGTAGCCCGATACAGATTTGGAAAGACGGAAACTGCGTTGAG CAATCTTCTACTGATATATGGCATGCCATTTGTGCGGCTGTGAAATCAGCATGCTCCCTTGCTGATGTTGTGGCTGGCGAAGTGAAGGGTTTGGGATTTGCAGCCACTTGCTCTCTTG TTGCGGTGGATGCCGATGGCTCTCCTGTCACAGTTTCTTGGAGTGGTGATTCAAGAAGAAATGTCATAGTATGGATGGACCATAGAGCTGTAGAACAGGCTGAAAGGATCAATTCCCGCAATTCACCGGTGTTACAGTACTGTGGTGGATCCCTTTCCCCGGAGATGCAGGCTCCAAAG CTTCTATGGGTGAAAGAAAACTTGCAAGAATCTTGGTCAATGGTGTTCAGGTGGATGGACTTGAGCGATTGGTTGTCATACAG gGCAACAGGAGATGATACTCGGAGTTTATGCACCACAGTGTGCAAATGGACTTATCTTGGGCATGCACACATGCATCAAGGCAATGAAAAAGATTCCCGTGATATGGAAGCTTGTGGATGGGATGATGACTTCTGGGAGGAGATTGGATTAGGTGATCTTGTAGATGGGCATCATGCGAAGATAG GACGAAGTGTAGCTTACCCTGGCCATCCTTTGGGTTCTGGTCTTACTCCAGCTGCCGCGAAG GAACTGGGTCTTGTTGCAGGAATTCCTGTTGGGACTTCGTTGATTGATGCTCATGCTGGTGGTGTGGGGGTAATGGAAAGTGTACCGCAGTTAGCTTCTGATGCCAAAG AGGGTGATATGGAAGCTATATGCCACCGGATGGTATTAGTCTGTGGAACTTCTACTTGCCATATGGCTGTGTCACGGAGCAAGTTGTTCATTCCAGGAGTTTGGGGACCATTCTGGTCAG CTATGGTACCTGAGTATTGGCTCACAGAAGGTGGTCAGAGTGCTACTGGTGCATTATTGGATCATGTAATTGAAAACCATGTTGCATCTCCATCCCTTGCTAATCGTGCTGCTTCTAGAA ATATTTCTGTGTTTGAACTTCTGAACAAGATATTGGAAACAACGATGCTTGATCTGAAGCGTCCATTTCTTGCTTCTTTGACTGAAGATATGCATGTCCTCCCCGACTTCCATGGGAACAG GTCTCCTCTTGCAGACCCCAAATCAAAAGGAGTGGTCTGTGGCTTAACGCTTGACTCTAGTGAGAAGCAATTAGCTCTTCTATACCTGGCTACCCTACAGGGTATTGCATATGGCACACGCCATATTGTTGAGCATTGCAATGCCCATGGTCACAAT ATCGACACAATTCTTGCATGTGGTGGCCTTGCAAAGAACCCCTTATTCATTCAAGAACATGCGGATATCCTtg GCTGCCCTATAATTCTTCCACGAGAGAGCGAGTCTGTGCTTCTGGGTGCTGCCATTCTCGGTGCGGTTGCTGCAAGGAAATATTCTGGTCTGAATGAGGCCATGAGGGCCCTGAATGCAGCTGGTCAG GTCATTCATCCATCTAAAGACCCAAAGGTGAAGAAGTACCATGATGCCAAATACCATATATTCCGGGAGCTTTATGACCGGCAGCTATCTCATCGTTCTATAATTGCTCAAGCCTTGGCTTAG